From Microcystis aeruginosa NIES-2549, a single genomic window includes:
- a CDS encoding competence/damage-inducible protein A has protein sequence MAAEIICVGTELLLGDIVNTNAQYLALELAKLGIPHYYQTVVGDNVERLKKAIAIARERSSILIFTGGLGPTPDDLTTETIADFFQTPLREDKEILAEIEAKFTSLGREMPPSNSKQALIPVGADFLPNPTGTAPGMIWQPQTNLTILTFPGVPSEMKRMWVETAIPYLESQGWGKERIYSRSLKFRGIGESALAEKVVHLFDLTNPTVAPYAGLGEVRLRIATKAPSLEAALQVIEPVATEIKEIAGLDYFGADDDTLPSVVGELLRRQKQTLSVAESCTGGGLGEIITQIAGSSDYFWGGVISYDNRVKVALLDVNERDLNNFGAVSAIVAQQMALGVQKRLATDWGISITGIAGPGGGSETKPVGLVYIGLADPQGNVTVSEHRFGENRDRLTIRQISAYTALDRLRRNLLTIS, from the coding sequence ATGGCCGCTGAAATTATTTGTGTAGGAACGGAATTATTATTAGGGGATATAGTTAACACTAACGCCCAATATTTAGCCTTAGAATTGGCAAAATTAGGCATTCCCCATTATTATCAAACGGTGGTGGGGGATAATGTAGAAAGACTGAAAAAAGCGATCGCTATTGCTCGAGAACGTTCCTCAATTTTAATTTTTACCGGCGGACTGGGACCTACTCCCGACGATTTAACCACAGAAACAATCGCCGATTTTTTCCAAACGCCCCTTAGAGAAGATAAAGAGATTTTAGCAGAAATCGAGGCTAAATTTACGAGTTTAGGGCGAGAAATGCCTCCTAGTAACAGTAAACAGGCTTTAATACCCGTGGGAGCCGATTTTTTGCCAAATCCGACGGGAACCGCCCCCGGCATGATCTGGCAACCACAGACTAACCTGACTATTCTTACTTTCCCCGGAGTACCCTCAGAAATGAAGAGAATGTGGGTAGAAACGGCGATTCCTTACCTAGAAAGTCAAGGATGGGGCAAAGAGAGGATTTATAGTCGTTCTCTCAAATTTCGCGGTATCGGTGAGTCAGCTTTAGCGGAAAAAGTTGTCCATTTATTTGATCTGACTAACCCCACCGTTGCCCCCTATGCTGGTTTAGGCGAAGTGCGTTTGCGAATTGCGACGAAAGCACCTTCTTTAGAGGCTGCTTTGCAGGTAATTGAACCGGTAGCGACGGAAATTAAGGAAATCGCCGGATTAGATTATTTTGGGGCTGATGATGATACTTTACCCTCGGTAGTGGGGGAACTGTTGCGGCGACAAAAACAAACTTTGAGTGTGGCAGAATCCTGTACTGGAGGAGGATTAGGGGAAATTATCACCCAAATCGCTGGCAGTTCCGATTATTTTTGGGGTGGGGTTATTTCCTACGATAATCGGGTAAAAGTTGCCCTCTTAGACGTAAATGAGCGGGATTTAAATAATTTCGGGGCTGTCAGTGCCATTGTTGCCCAACAGATGGCCCTAGGAGTGCAAAAACGCCTCGCTACCGATTGGGGGATCAGTATCACGGGTATTGCCGGACCCGGAGGTGGCAGCGAGACGAAACCCGTGGGCCTAGTTTATATCGGTTTAGCCGATCCTCAGGGAAATGTCACCGTATCAGAGCATCGTTTCGGAGAAAATCGAGATCGCTTGACAATTCGCCAGATTAGTGCTTATACCGCCCTCGATCGCCTACGACGGAATTTATTAACAATATCTTAA
- a CDS encoding Hsp70 family protein: MFYAIDFGTSNTVITRWNGATNRAETVKLSELSQQIADNPPLIPSLLYIKSANPLQVIAGQAVRDQGLDIDRDPRFFRCFKRGIGAKIQGFLPELEETVLSFEGVGQWFLDSIIDHLKNTAPETPQSLVLTVPVDSFESYRNWLSNVCQGWEIEQIRLIDEPTAAALGYGTTGDQVILVVDFGGGTLDLSLVQLDLDNPQKNQGFILKWGEKLLGNNSAQKTKLARVLAKAGTNLGGSDIDDWIVDYFAQKQSLGKTSLTTRLAERLKIKLSSQLTAEEVYFDEENFESYELSLDREQLTDILQQQNFFNQLDDLMTGVLQQGRRNGVEVSDIDAVLLVGGTVQIPAVKDWVRQYFDSSKIKEDRPFEAIALGALQLAQGYQVKDFLYHSYGIRYWNRRKNAHAWHPIINSGQPYPMEKPVELVLGASVDNQPSIELIIGELGTEKGAMEVYFDGDKLITRSLSNGETSVQPLNDREGARSIAQLDPLGLPGKDRIKVQFWIDDQCFLRINVEDLLSQELLLNNQIVTKLS, translated from the coding sequence GTGTTCTACGCTATTGATTTCGGAACCAGTAATACCGTCATTACTCGTTGGAATGGGGCGACAAATAGGGCCGAAACCGTGAAATTATCGGAGTTATCCCAACAAATAGCCGACAATCCCCCCCTAATTCCCAGTTTACTCTATATTAAATCAGCCAATCCCCTACAAGTAATTGCCGGTCAAGCAGTGCGCGATCAGGGTTTAGATATCGATCGAGATCCGCGTTTTTTTCGTTGCTTTAAACGAGGTATCGGCGCAAAAATTCAAGGATTTTTACCGGAATTAGAGGAAACTGTCCTCAGTTTCGAGGGGGTTGGCCAATGGTTTCTCGATAGCATCATCGACCACTTAAAAAACACCGCCCCGGAAACCCCCCAATCGCTAGTTTTAACCGTTCCCGTCGATAGTTTTGAAAGTTACCGCAATTGGTTAAGCAATGTTTGTCAGGGATGGGAAATCGAACAAATTCGCCTAATTGATGAACCCACGGCCGCCGCTTTGGGTTATGGAACCACTGGGGATCAAGTGATTTTAGTGGTAGATTTTGGCGGTGGAACTCTCGATCTTTCTTTGGTACAATTAGATTTAGATAATCCTCAAAAAAATCAAGGTTTTATTCTCAAGTGGGGAGAAAAACTTTTAGGCAATAATTCGGCTCAAAAAACTAAACTAGCCAGAGTTTTAGCCAAGGCAGGGACAAATTTAGGGGGGTCAGATATCGATGATTGGATTGTCGATTATTTTGCCCAAAAGCAATCTTTAGGGAAAACTTCCTTGACTACTCGTCTAGCAGAAAGATTAAAGATTAAACTTTCTTCCCAATTAACCGCCGAGGAGGTATATTTTGATGAGGAAAATTTCGAGAGTTACGAGTTAAGCTTGGATCGAGAACAATTGACCGATATTCTCCAACAACAAAACTTTTTTAATCAATTAGATGATTTAATGACGGGAGTTTTGCAACAGGGAAGACGCAATGGAGTTGAAGTTAGCGATATCGATGCGGTGTTATTAGTCGGGGGAACCGTACAAATTCCGGCGGTAAAAGATTGGGTGCGACAGTATTTTGATAGTAGTAAAATTAAAGAGGATCGACCCTTTGAAGCGATCGCTTTGGGAGCGTTACAATTAGCCCAAGGTTATCAAGTCAAAGATTTTCTCTATCATAGCTACGGCATTCGTTACTGGAATCGTCGCAAAAATGCCCACGCTTGGCATCCGATTATTAACTCCGGACAACCCTATCCGATGGAAAAACCCGTGGAATTAGTCCTAGGTGCTTCCGTGGACAATCAACCCAGCATTGAGTTAATTATCGGCGAATTAGGGACGGAAAAGGGGGCAATGGAGGTCTATTTTGATGGTGATAAATTAATTACTCGTTCCCTGAGTAATGGAGAAACTAGCGTTCAACCCTTAAATGATCGCGAGGGAGCAAGATCCATTGCTCAACTCGATCCTTTAGGTTTGCCTGGCAAAGATCGCATTAAAGTGCAGTTCTGGATTGATGATCAGTGTTTCCTGCGGATTAATGTGGAAGATTTACTCAGTCAAGAATTGTTACTAAATAATCAAATCGTCACCAAATTAAGCTAG
- a CDS encoding Uma2 family endonuclease — protein sequence MLAVTTSPETLSLEIPTALALSITLEQFEALAVVNRDLKLERTAQGELIVNPPTGGESGQRNFRITGQLFRWCEENEALGVGFDSSTGFILPNGAIRSPDLSWVSRERWESLTPKQKKGFIPLCPDFVVELRSESDNLDKLQKKLLEYRENGARLGWLIDPQNRQVEIYHQGKEVEILENPTDLSGEDVLPNFSLNLKL from the coding sequence ATGTTAGCAGTTACTACCTCACCCGAAACCCTCTCCTTAGAAATTCCTACGGCGCTCGCTCTCTCTATCACCCTTGAACAGTTTGAAGCCCTTGCTGTGGTCAACCGTGACTTAAAATTAGAACGTACAGCCCAAGGAGAATTAATCGTGAATCCCCCGACAGGTGGCGAATCAGGACAGCGAAATTTTCGTATAACAGGACAATTGTTTCGCTGGTGCGAAGAAAATGAAGCTTTAGGAGTCGGGTTTGACTCTTCCACTGGATTTATACTACCAAATGGGGCGATTCGTTCTCCCGATCTATCTTGGGTGAGTCGAGAACGCTGGGAATCTTTAACCCCTAAGCAGAAAAAGGGATTTATTCCCCTCTGTCCCGATTTTGTGGTGGAATTGCGGTCTGAATCCGATAATCTTGACAAATTACAGAAAAAACTGCTCGAATATAGGGAAAATGGCGCAAGGTTAGGCTGGTTAATCGATCCCCAGAATCGGCAAGTTGAAATTTATCATCAAGGAAAGGAGGTAGAAATATTAGAAAATCCCACTGATTTATCGGGTGAAGATGTTTTACCCAATTTTAGCTTAAATTTAAAGCTCTGA
- a CDS encoding DUF29 domain-containing protein, whose protein sequence is MSIEKSLVSSGKSLYQEDFYGWLQETANLLKEHRFEKLDLENLIEEIETMGRSEKRELESRLTVIAEHLLKLTYWLTEKEANAQGWRSTIVEQRRQVQRLLKESPSLRRLIPEIWIDCYQAAREDTVRKYQLAADLFPIESPFTLAEILDYDYLP, encoded by the coding sequence ATGAGCATCGAAAAGTCTTTAGTCTCGTCAGGTAAAAGTCTTTATCAAGAAGATTTCTACGGATGGTTACAAGAAACCGCTAATTTACTCAAAGAACATCGTTTTGAAAAATTAGACTTAGAAAATTTAATCGAAGAAATTGAAACGATGGGAAGGAGTGAAAAACGAGAACTAGAAAGTCGCTTAACCGTCATTGCCGAACATTTGCTTAAATTGACTTACTGGCTAACTGAAAAGGAAGCAAATGCTCAAGGATGGCGCAGCACAATTGTTGAACAACGCCGACAAGTTCAACGCTTATTAAAAGAGAGTCCAAGTCTGAGAAGATTGATTCCTGAAATCTGGATAGATTGTTACCAAGCAGCCAGAGAAGATACTGTCAGAAAGTATCAACTTGCTGCTGATTTATTCCCGATTGAATCACCCTTCACCCTTGCAGAAATCCTTGATTATGACTATCTTCCTTAG
- a CDS encoding IS5-like element ISMae6 family transposase: MYRKSELPSTPPENFELPFEGKLSQDNRWVIMANLIPWSEFEAEYASLFSEEMGTPAKTFRTALGALIIKEKLGTSDRETVEQIKENPYLQYFLGFSSYSNEPRFEASMLVHFRERITLELINKVNRFMVKNSREIKEEENTEKKLESETQSQPENRGKLILDASCAPADISYPTDLNLLNQGRKQTEKIIDILYETLKGKLVQKPRTYRLLARKSYLEVAKKRKPTVKQRRKALKRQLQYLKRNLDHIEQLLAEGASLQSLKKRDYKLLLVVTEVYRQQLWMYQNNKQSIEDRIVSLTQPHIRPIVRGKAGKPVEFGAKFSASCIDGYIFLDRISWDNFNESGDLKAQIEAYYDYTGYYPESVHVDKIYRTRENRAWCKERGIRISGPPLGRPAKNVSKEQKKQATDDERIRNCIEGKFGQGKRRFSLGKVMAKLPHTSFSAIAITFLVMNLSNLLRQVFWAFLCLKWKNSTFSRSMIRISYNLKINQQLKLMLVAK, encoded by the coding sequence ATGTACCGTAAAAGCGAGTTACCCTCAACCCCACCAGAAAACTTCGAGCTGCCCTTTGAGGGGAAATTATCCCAAGACAATCGTTGGGTAATTATGGCCAACCTCATTCCCTGGTCAGAATTTGAAGCGGAATACGCATCACTTTTTTCAGAAGAAATGGGCACACCCGCCAAAACATTCAGGACAGCACTCGGAGCATTAATTATTAAAGAAAAATTAGGAACAAGCGATAGAGAAACGGTAGAACAAATCAAAGAAAATCCTTATTTACAATACTTCTTGGGGTTTTCATCCTACAGCAATGAACCCCGGTTTGAAGCGTCAATGTTGGTTCACTTTCGAGAAAGAATCACTCTGGAACTAATTAATAAAGTGAATCGCTTTATGGTCAAAAATTCGAGAGAAATAAAAGAAGAAGAAAATACCGAAAAAAAGTTAGAGAGCGAAACCCAAAGTCAACCAGAAAATCGAGGTAAATTAATTTTAGATGCCAGTTGTGCGCCCGCAGATATTAGTTATCCTACGGATTTAAACCTGTTAAATCAAGGAAGAAAACAAACCGAAAAAATTATTGATATTCTCTATGAAACTTTAAAAGGAAAACTTGTTCAAAAACCGAGAACCTATCGTCTTCTAGCCAGAAAAAGTTATTTAGAAGTAGCGAAAAAAAGAAAACCTACCGTCAAACAAAGACGAAAAGCTCTGAAAAGACAACTGCAATATCTGAAAAGAAATCTCGACCATATTGAACAACTTTTAGCAGAAGGAGCCTCTCTACAAAGCTTGAAAAAAAGAGACTATAAGCTGTTATTAGTAGTCACAGAAGTTTATCGCCAACAACTCTGGATGTACCAAAATAACAAACAGAGTATTGAAGACAGAATTGTCAGCTTAACTCAACCCCACATCCGTCCGATAGTCAGAGGAAAAGCTGGAAAACCCGTAGAATTTGGGGCTAAATTCTCAGCAAGCTGTATAGATGGTTACATATTTTTAGACCGAATTAGTTGGGATAACTTTAATGAATCAGGAGATTTAAAAGCACAAATAGAAGCTTATTATGACTATACAGGATACTATCCAGAATCAGTTCATGTGGACAAAATTTATCGAACCAGAGAAAACCGAGCTTGGTGTAAAGAAAGGGGAATCAGAATCAGTGGTCCCCCATTAGGAAGACCAGCCAAAAATGTTAGTAAAGAACAAAAGAAACAAGCTACCGATGATGAGAGGATTCGGAATTGTATAGAGGGCAAATTTGGACAGGGGAAAAGAAGATTTAGCTTAGGTAAAGTGATGGCTAAACTTCCTCATACTTCCTTTTCAGCGATTGCTATTACTTTTTTAGTCATGAATCTTTCTAACCTGTTGAGGCAGGTTTTTTGGGCTTTTTTATGTCTGAAATGGAAAAACAGCACTTTTTCTCGGTCAATGATTAGGATAAGTTATAACTTAAAAATTAATCAACAACTAAAGCTTATGCTTGTAGCTAAGTGA
- a CDS encoding Uma2 family endonuclease translates to MTVEVKFESWQLSDEQFFQLCQDNRDLRLERSAKGDLIIMPPTGGKTGNSNGRITQKLFNWSDNNGTGIAFDSSTGFKLPNGADRSPDAAWIPLEKWQALNPQQKERFLPLSPDFVIELMSPSDNIETARRKMQEYLDNGTRLGWLINRKTRQVEIYRQGQAVEILTNPESLSGENILSQFVLELDNIW, encoded by the coding sequence ATGACAGTAGAAGTTAAATTTGAATCTTGGCAACTGAGCGATGAACAGTTCTTTCAACTTTGTCAGGATAACCGAGATTTACGTTTGGAACGCAGCGCGAAAGGAGATTTAATTATTATGCCACCGACTGGAGGAAAAACGGGCAATAGTAACGGTAGAATCACCCAAAAATTATTTAATTGGTCAGATAACAATGGTACGGGTATCGCTTTTGATTCCTCCACAGGATTTAAACTACCTAATGGGGCTGATCGCTCTCCCGATGCTGCTTGGATACCTTTAGAAAAATGGCAAGCTTTAAACCCCCAACAAAAGGAAAGATTTTTACCTCTATCTCCCGATTTTGTCATTGAATTAATGTCTCCTAGTGACAATATAGAAACTGCTAGGAGAAAAATGCAGGAATATTTAGATAATGGGACTCGTTTAGGTTGGTTAATCAATAGAAAAACTAGACAAGTAGAAATTTATCGTCAAGGACAGGCAGTAGAAATTTTAACTAATCCAGAAAGTTTATCGGGGGAAAATATTTTATCTCAATTTGTCTTAGAACTTGATAATATTTGGTAA
- the accC gene encoding acetyl-CoA carboxylase biotin carboxylase subunit: protein MQFAKILIANRGEIALRILHSCEELGIRTVAVHSTIDRHALHVQLADESVCIGPPPSSKSYLNIPNIISAALTRNATAIHPGYGFLAENARFAEICADHQLTFIGPSPSAILAMGDKSTAKKTMQKAGVPTIPGSGGLITSEAEAKRIADDIGYPVLIKATAGGGGRGMRLVKSADELGNMLKAAQGEAEAAFGNSGVYLEKFIECPRHIEFQILADSHGNVIHLGERDCSIQRRHQKLLEEAPSPFLTPHLRSKMGNAAVKAAKSINYVGVGTVEFLVDKHGNFYFMEMNTRIQVEHPVTEMITGIDLIREQILVAQGEKLQIKQDQVIFRGHSIECRINAEDPDRNFRPHPGKISGYLPPGGPGVRMDSHVYTDYEIPPYYDSLIGKLIVWGENRETAIKRMKRALRECAITGVPTTIDFHRKILETPAFLAGDVYTNFIQEHLLP, encoded by the coding sequence ATGCAGTTTGCCAAGATATTAATCGCCAATCGCGGGGAAATCGCCTTAAGAATCCTTCATAGTTGCGAAGAATTGGGCATTAGAACCGTTGCCGTTCACTCTACCATCGATCGCCATGCCCTTCATGTTCAACTGGCCGATGAGAGTGTTTGTATTGGTCCGCCCCCAAGCAGCAAAAGTTACCTAAATATCCCTAATATCATCTCGGCTGCCCTAACACGCAACGCCACGGCCATCCATCCCGGTTACGGTTTTTTGGCAGAAAACGCCCGCTTTGCCGAAATTTGTGCCGATCATCAGTTAACTTTTATCGGTCCGTCTCCCAGTGCTATTCTGGCTATGGGCGATAAATCCACCGCTAAAAAAACCATGCAAAAAGCGGGAGTTCCCACTATCCCCGGCAGTGGTGGTTTAATTACCTCAGAAGCGGAAGCAAAACGTATCGCTGATGACATCGGTTATCCTGTCCTGATTAAAGCCACCGCCGGCGGTGGAGGGCGTGGGATGCGTCTTGTCAAGAGTGCAGATGAACTAGGTAATATGTTAAAAGCCGCCCAAGGGGAAGCAGAAGCGGCTTTTGGCAATTCGGGAGTATATCTAGAAAAATTTATCGAGTGTCCCCGACATATCGAGTTTCAGATTTTGGCCGATAGTCACGGTAACGTGATCCATTTAGGAGAAAGAGACTGTTCGATTCAGCGACGACACCAAAAACTGCTAGAAGAGGCCCCCAGTCCTTTTTTAACGCCGCATTTACGCTCAAAAATGGGTAATGCCGCCGTTAAAGCCGCTAAATCGATTAATTACGTCGGGGTGGGAACCGTGGAATTTTTAGTCGATAAACACGGTAATTTTTACTTCATGGAAATGAACACCCGTATTCAGGTGGAACACCCCGTCACGGAGATGATCACGGGGATAGACCTGATCCGAGAACAAATTCTGGTGGCACAGGGCGAAAAACTGCAAATTAAGCAAGATCAGGTGATATTTAGAGGGCATTCGATCGAGTGTCGCATTAATGCCGAGGATCCCGATCGCAATTTTCGCCCCCACCCCGGCAAAATTAGCGGTTATCTGCCCCCCGGCGGTCCTGGTGTCCGCATGGATTCCCACGTTTACACCGATTACGAAATCCCCCCCTATTACGATTCCCTAATTGGGAAATTAATTGTCTGGGGAGAAAATCGCGAAACTGCGATTAAACGCATGAAACGGGCCCTGCGGGAATGTGCGATCACGGGAGTACCGACGACTATTGATTTCCATCGTAAAATACTGGAAACTCCCGCCTTTTTAGCCGGAGATGTTTACACTAATTTCATCCAAGAACATCTCTTGCCCTAG
- the hisD gene encoding histidinol dehydrogenase — protein MLRIITEPWSARTELRRIRERFDDPEIREKESLVREIVDQVRLIGDRSLVDYTEKFYQQSLNLQQLRVSGADLDAAYQQVSQDLLTAIAVACEKMEAFHRQRLPKAWVQFPEDGTVRGKRYQPINSVGIVVPDGKRAYLSLLLQQAIPAKIAGVKRIVMVSPADEDLRIHPAILVAAQSVGISEIYRVAGPQAIAALAYGTKTIAPVEMIAGIGDFYTNLAKKLVSDHVKIDCLSITSDLVIIADSQANPRQLALDLLAQAEQYSLAAAILLTTDKALGLIVQEEVQKQLQIHPQRLLTEKAIAHYGLIVVVESLAKAIELSNLFAPTHLSLMIDEPWEKLSSLRQSGTILLGSTTPKGVADYLGCPVGVETFLDSATLIEYPADSFASIAHNLQILAQAEGLTATDAGIKSRGEDKN, from the coding sequence ATGTTGCGAATTATCACAGAGCCATGGTCAGCCAGAACGGAACTGAGACGAATTCGGGAACGGTTCGACGATCCGGAAATTCGGGAAAAAGAATCGCTTGTCCGAGAGATTGTCGATCAGGTGCGACTCATTGGCGATCGCTCGTTGGTGGATTACACGGAAAAATTCTACCAACAGTCCCTTAATCTACAGCAGCTTAGGGTGAGTGGAGCGGATCTGGATGCTGCTTATCAACAGGTGTCGCAGGATTTACTAACTGCGATCGCTGTTGCCTGTGAAAAAATGGAGGCTTTTCATCGTCAGCGTCTTCCCAAAGCTTGGGTGCAGTTTCCTGAGGATGGTACGGTTCGGGGGAAACGTTATCAACCGATTAACAGTGTGGGAATTGTTGTTCCCGATGGTAAACGGGCCTATCTCAGTTTATTGCTCCAACAGGCGATTCCTGCCAAAATAGCGGGGGTTAAACGGATTGTCATGGTATCTCCTGCCGATGAGGATTTACGCATCCATCCGGCGATTTTAGTGGCAGCCCAATCGGTGGGTATTAGTGAGATTTATCGGGTGGCTGGACCACAGGCGATCGCCGCTTTAGCCTACGGCACAAAAACGATCGCTCCCGTGGAGATGATTGCTGGAATAGGTGATTTTTATACTAATTTGGCTAAAAAACTGGTTTCTGACCATGTAAAAATCGATTGTCTCTCTATTACTTCTGATTTGGTTATTATTGCCGACAGTCAAGCTAATCCCAGACAGTTGGCCCTAGATCTATTAGCGCAAGCGGAACAGTATTCCCTAGCGGCAGCGATTTTATTGACGACGGATAAGGCTTTGGGACTAATAGTACAGGAAGAAGTACAAAAACAGTTACAGATACATCCCCAGAGATTGTTAACGGAAAAAGCGATCGCTCATTATGGTTTAATCGTGGTGGTGGAATCATTGGCAAAAGCGATCGAATTATCGAATCTTTTTGCTCCTACCCATTTATCCTTAATGATTGATGAGCCTTGGGAAAAGCTATCTTCTTTGAGACAATCGGGAACTATTCTCCTCGGTTCGACTACTCCAAAAGGGGTGGCTGATTATTTAGGTTGTCCCGTGGGAGTGGAAACTTTTCTCGATTCCGCCACTTTGATCGAATATCCTGCCGATTCTTTCGCCTCCATAGCCCATAATCTGCAAATATTAGCGCAAGCGGAGGGCTTGACCGCAACGGATGCGGGTATAAAATCCCGAGGTGAGGACAAGAACTAG
- a CDS encoding ABC transporter permease — translation MEMLENLKMAFSALMGNKLRSGLTMLGIAIGNASVIALVGVGEGAQKVALEQFEALGPNVLFVSTSSRNVRRTIPNPRPLTYEDAQAIASQVPAITAISPELSGTRILSFGNRTSNSPLIGVGSQYLNVRNRQLSKGRFIMESDLKRDNRVIVLGSELAKNLFGNRNPLGENLRMGNLSFQVIGVLQAKGSLFETNQDDRALIPLTTMSNQVQGRRAIYGIPLTHISVLAKNSAQIKAAQFQISNLLQMRHQVSDENYVQIFPQTAVLEMAKETNDSLTRMLASIASISLFVGGIGVMNIMLVSVTERTQEIGLRKALGAKEGDIKGQFLIESVILATTGGIIGIFVGIQGMYLAGIFAALTTSVSIPAIILALGVSSAIGLIFGVVPAHRAAKLDPIVALRRL, via the coding sequence ATGGAAATGCTCGAAAACCTGAAAATGGCTTTTTCCGCTTTGATGGGCAATAAACTGCGTAGTGGTCTGACCATGCTAGGAATTGCTATCGGTAACGCCTCCGTCATTGCCCTAGTGGGAGTGGGTGAAGGAGCGCAAAAAGTCGCCCTCGAGCAGTTTGAAGCCCTCGGTCCGAATGTTTTATTTGTTTCTACTTCCTCGCGCAATGTCCGGCGGACAATTCCTAATCCCCGGCCCCTCACCTACGAAGATGCTCAAGCGATCGCATCTCAAGTTCCCGCCATTACCGCCATTTCTCCCGAATTGAGCGGTACAAGAATTTTATCCTTCGGTAATAGAACCAGTAATAGTCCCCTGATTGGGGTGGGATCCCAGTACCTAAACGTGCGTAACCGTCAACTATCTAAAGGTAGATTTATTATGGAATCTGACCTGAAACGGGATAATCGCGTGATTGTCTTGGGATCGGAATTAGCTAAAAATCTCTTTGGTAATCGCAATCCCCTCGGCGAAAATCTTCGCATGGGCAATCTTAGTTTTCAAGTCATTGGAGTTTTACAGGCGAAAGGCTCCTTATTTGAGACTAATCAGGACGATCGAGCCTTAATTCCCCTAACTACCATGTCTAATCAGGTTCAAGGCCGCAGAGCTATCTATGGCATTCCCCTGACTCATATTTCTGTCTTGGCCAAAAACTCTGCCCAAATTAAAGCCGCTCAGTTTCAGATTAGCAACCTGCTGCAAATGCGTCATCAGGTCAGCGACGAGAATTATGTGCAGATTTTCCCCCAAACCGCAGTCTTAGAAATGGCCAAAGAAACTAACGATAGTTTAACTAGAATGTTAGCCTCGATCGCCAGTATTTCCCTTTTTGTCGGGGGAATCGGTGTCATGAATATTATGCTCGTGTCAGTCACGGAAAGAACCCAAGAAATCGGGTTAAGAAAGGCTTTAGGAGCGAAAGAAGGGGATATCAAAGGTCAATTTCTCATTGAATCCGTGATTTTAGCCACCACGGGCGGAATTATCGGGATTTTTGTCGGCATTCAAGGAATGTATCTAGCGGGAATTTTTGCCGCTTTAACCACCAGTGTCTCAATCCCTGCCATAATTCTCGCTTTAGGAGTTTCTAGTGCCATCGGTCTGATTTTCGGTGTTGTTCCCGCTCATCGTGCCGCTAAATTAGACCCAATAGTTGCTTTGAGAAGATTATAG